gatcacaagtaggcagagaggcaggcagagaggaggaagcaggctccctgctgagcagagagcccgatgtggggctctatcccaggaccccgggatcacgaccagagctgaaggcagaggctttaacccactgagccacccaggtgccccccctctgCCACTATCTTAATGAAGACTCTCACTAACCCACTGAGACTACTGCAAAAGCCCTTCCCCTCTCCGCAACCCTTCCCACTTTTAAACCATCTTTTATACAACTTCCTAAAACAACACGGACCTGTTAATCCCTCATTCAAATACCCTTCAGGGATTTCTTACCCCAGTAGAATAAAACTCAGATGTCTGTGGCTATAGTAACACTCTCTAAGATTTAGCTTCAATTTGTGTTTCAGACAAGTATCATCTGAAGTCAAACTTGCCGGCCATACCCCCAACCTGTTGCAATTTCTATCTCGATGTTTCCACACTTGGCATTTTCTTCCGCTGAGATCTCACTCATGCTTGAAGAACAGCTTAgtatttcctcctctataaagtCTTCTGTTctgtcccttctttttctttcacaagTAGCTTCTCCATTCTCTTAGCTCCCATAGCACTGGGCCTATTCTTCAACCATGAACCCTAGTAAGTCCTTGAGAGAGGACCGTGCCTTCCTCCCCCAGGTATCTAAAAACAGTGCATTCGGTatgttaagaaacaaaagaaagattcCAAAAATTGAAGTCTCCCTATTTGTAGCATGGACGGTGCTATGAAGACACACTGATTTCAGCTCATATTTACAATCTTTCTATTAGTTTATcactatataaattaaaatacacttttttaagTAAAGTAATATTATCAGTGTTTACTTAAGGAGTATGCACTAGAGCATTTATCAATCCTGAAGTTAATGCTATGCATCTAAATTAGACTTTCTAAGATTGTAATTTGGTATGACATAACTCATGGCTACAATTCTATGTGGAATCTCAGGCAACAGAAAATTCAACTTTGATGAGGCTCCTTTCTTCCCACGAACAGTCCCAGTAGCTTCTCTCATTTGTTAAACTTGTATGCCATGAGATTTCTGTCTATTCCTTCCACAACGGTAGATCCTAACACTATTAATAAATCCTTCTTAGAGGAAAGACCAAGCCAATAGATATAGTTCTCTAAAAGACATGTATAGGAGATTTTAACTTTACTCTAACAATACAAAATTTATTAAGTGAAGAAACACTGAAATTATGGAGACTGTAAATCACATGGCttgtaatttattaaaatataaatcaaattttGATTAACCAGTATTTAAAACctacaatctttaaaaaggatttcTAATATAGTTATACATGCCCAGAAATGCTACAGGGCATGTgttgaaatagaagaaataaataaatcatatattcTATCAGGTTGGAGTCCTTTATCcatttgaattttggaaaaataatgatGGCCCTATTACTAGCTTCTCTCAGGTTAAACATCCTATTTCTCATTTGACAAATGCTACAGATAAGACAAGAagcataaataattttcttttgtgtaCACTCAGCTTGGCATGTGAGACTAATTGTGGTGACCTTGTTAGAGAATATGCTTAAAATTTACCAATAAATTTAGATTACCCTTAAAAttgttacttttcttctttatcaaAAGCATGATTCCTATTTCCACATTATTACTTTACCaaatccaaacatttaaaaatatatgtcatttatattaaaaccataaataataataaaacacacgGAGAGTCATAATTTCTGGATTTTAGCCTGGGATCTACTGCTTACCAGTTGAGTGATGCTAATTAATGCTTGACAttgtttcctcatttaaaaacaaagatgatgCTTGTCTACCTAGCAAAGGTCATTTTGAgggcagaatttttaaaaaatatgatagcacttggtaaattttaaatttacagcATTATTGTTAACACTTATTCTGCGGTAAATGCTACCATAAAGCATATGAAAAGTATCCTAAAGGCTGAgaaactggatttaaaaaaaaaaatgcttcatgatacatataaaatatcaagtatatatataaacatatacagaaaaatcCTCTCTTAAAAGATAATACCaatcttttaaaagtctatttcaATTTAAAAGTTGACTTCACTGGGAATAAGTACTGAGATTTGTATTGATTAATGTGTAGTCAATTATTCTAACTAAAGCTTATAAAGTAGAACTTAACactataaaagtttaaaattagaccctagttattatttatttaaatagaacACTGAAGAAGCATAAGTCTCTGAGAAGGAAAGAACCCTCTAAGCAACCGTAAAAAGAAACGAAATGTATTAGAGAATTTGTTCTTCCATAAGGGGCTCTGGGGGAGGCAGAATCCTCAGAGGACCCCCAATGACCCATGCCCTGTAAAATACCTTCCCCTCGTATGTGGGTGAGACCTGTGAATGTAATGGGCTATCACTCCCATGACTGTATTATTTGCATATGTTATATACAAAAGGCATTCTTTAAATTATGGTCCCTAATTACATGACTTTGAGTTAATCAAAAGCAAAATTATCCTGGCTGGTGCTGATCTAATCAGGAAAGGCCTTTACAAGAAATCCAGGGGCCCTCCTGAGGTCAGAGAGATTcccctgctggctttgaagaagtAAGTGGCCATGTTGTGGAAGGACAGTGGAGAGGATAGTGAGACGACAACCTCAGAAAAGCCTCAGGAACTGAGAATGGTCCTTGACTGCGAGTCAACGAGAAAACAGGGACCTCAGTTCTATAATcataaggaactgaatttttccAATGAACACATGAGCTTGGAAGAAAAGCCGGAGCTCCGGAAAGGAAGGCAGCCTGGAAGACAGGCTGATGTGTTACTCTGTGACAACACAGCCTTGTAATACTCTGAGAACAGGGCTTCACTGAGCTGTGCCAGACTCATCACCCATGGAAACGATGACTTAATGAATGTATATGTTGCTTCTAAGCAGctaagtttgtggcaatttgttatggAGCATGGAAAAAATGTTGagtcccattttaaaaaataagtctcttTCTTAAACCTTGTTCTCCTATTGCCACCCTGCCCACTTTGAGGAAGTATCTCCAACCCCAAAGAGTATAGTTTGTATAATGTCCtcatttggatttaattttttctttatccataattttgtgttaattttctcttcaattgccttaaaaaaatgatctcattttctctgctaGAAATATAAATTGTCTCTAGATCTGCATTTTACAGTTTAATCGCCAAGCAAAAGCCTAAGGCCAGAAGCTTCCTTTTACTGCACTCAACAGTAACTGTGGAACCCCACAAACCAGGTGAATAAGGCTCTCTTGACAGACTTTCCCTTGTTCTCATGCATGACAGTTTGTTCAgtttattcaagaaataaaaatttcttttattctggGTCCCAACGTAACATCTTCTAGAAGATTTCATTAGGAATGTCTGGACTCAGAACTCAGtgttcagcattttttttaaatacacagagCACAGCAGTAACTGTTCTAACTCTGTTTTCACTTACAAACAAAAAAGTGACAGTCCTTGCCTTCAGGTAGCTACCAGTCTAAACCCTAGAAATATACAATGATTAACTACAGTAAGCGctatgaagaaacaaaacagggagCTAATGGACATGCTGTTGCCTTCACATCCCAATTGGTAAGCCCAGTTACAGCCAGTTTCCTTCCACATATCCTTCCTGGTCTGTTTTGTCAGATGTTTCCTAGAAACTAGGTGTAATATTAAAGGCTACATCTAGGTCTACAACCACCTTGCTTTCCAACTTTTACTCTAGAGAATCTATCTGCCCAAACATTGGTGAGTAAACTGAGGCCACTTGTGATGAGAGGGGGGATCTCTTTCCCAGCAGGAAGCCTTGgtaaacattttaatattcaaGAATGAATTATTAGAAAAACTAAAACCAGGCACATGGAAAATATCCTAGAGTCTAAGGGAAATGAAGGAAAgggtttaggaaaaaaaaaaatcagaattgaaTCATTTCCCTGATCAGTCcccaaaataatgtatttttagagaCTTTAATCTTGATGtctccaaagaataaaatattcaacatctGACTATTTAGTGGATACGATGCTAGTCATGGCATGGGAAAAGAAAACACCTGTGAGCACTCACTAGTTTAGGAGCAGTGCTCCAGGGAAAAGGACAGGGTGGGTGGCGCAGctcttttgattcttttcttttctttttaagattttatttatttctttgagagagacagaaagagagagagcatgaccgggggaagagcagagggacaagtggactccccactgagcatggagcctgatggggagcccaatgcagggctcgacatggggctcaacgtggggctcaatcccaggaccctgagatcaagacctgagctgaagtcaggtgcttaactaactgagtcacccaggggccccaagagaCTGATTCTTACTTAATGTTTTTTGATGGACAGTAATCACTCTATAGCACTGAAAGACACTGTTCAGTTCTCCCCATGTTTTTCACCACTGGACTGGAAACTTAAAGTAATGAACTataaaaacttcagaaaacagttttaGTTAGGAGAGTGGGATCTGAAATGTAGACACATGTCAATTCTAGAAAATCCAGCCTAACATGAGGTTGAATGGGTCAAAGGAGCAGGGTGTCTGAGAAGCCTAAGGAAAAAATAGTtggtggaagaaggaaaaggattcTTTCCAGTCCATACTAGGGAAAAGGTTAGGTGTCAAATGTTGGAAAAGGTCAGTCAGTAAAACAGTAAAAAGTGAGGGTTGGCTCTTATCTCTAGCAATAGTGGagtctctgatttttctttctccttgtgaaACCCAAAGCCCTTGACAGTCAAAGTAAGGAAAAACAATCATCATTAAATGGCAACTGTCTGGTTACAGTTACTTCACCCAAATCTTTtgtcttaaattctacataagaCTGAGAGTATGGAATGATGTTATTTCATGTTGAACATACAAATAAATTGATTTACATCTCACAATCAGATTATTCTGGTTCACACTTAAGCAGAGGCAGCAATTTGAGAATCTTACtataacaacttttaaaaaattactacatAATAATTTTGTTACcagaattaaagcaaaaaaaaaaaaaaaaaaaactggagagaaAATTCTAGTTGAATAATACCTACATAAATTCTATAGGCAAGACCTCCTAGAAAGTCACTGTGATCTTAATGTTATTTCTCCTTCCTGTGAATAAAATCGATATTCCTTCAATGGGAGTACAGCTCTTCCTTGACTTATAATGGGGTTACATCCTCAGAAACTCATCATAAGTTCAAAATATTATGAaccaaaaatgcatttaatatactTAACCTACCAAACAGCAAAGCTTAGCCTTGCATACCTAAAATGTGCTCAGGACACTTACATAAGCCTACAACTGGGCAAAATCATCGAACACAATTTTCATAATAAAGTGTTCAATATTTCAagtaaagggctagtttccaaaatctataatgaacttacccaactcaacacccaaagaacaaataatccaaataagaaatgggcagaagacatgaacagacatttctgcaaagaagacatccaaatggccaacagacacatgaaaaagtattcaacatcactcggtatcagggaaatacaaatcaaaaccacagtgagataccaactcacaccagtcagaatggctaaaactaaccaGTCaagaaacgacaggtgttggcaaggatgcggagaaagggaaacccttctacactgttggtgggaatgcaagctggtgcagccactctggaaaacattatggaggttccttaaaaagttaaaaatggaatactatgcagccatcaaaagaaatgaaatcttgccatttgcgacgatgtggatggaactagagggcatcatgcttagtgaaataagtcaatcggagaaagacaactatcatatgatctccctgatatgaggacatggagaagcaacatggggggttagtgagataggagaagaataaatgaaacaagatgggattgggagggagacaaaccataaatgactcttaatctcacaaaacaaactgggggttgcgggggggggaggtggggatgggagagggggagggggttatggacattggggaaggtatgtgctatcgtgagtgctgtgaagtgtgtaaacctggcgattcacagacctgtacccctggggataaaaatacattatatgtttataaaaaaaaaaaattggaaggggaggcgaaccataagagactgtgggctctgaaaaacaacatgagggttttgaagggtcaggggtgggaggtagggggaacaggtggtgggtaatagggagggcacgttttgcatggagcactgggtgttgtgcaaaaacaatgaatactgttatgcttaaaaaataaaaattaaaaaaataataaaaaattaaaaaaaaaaagttaaaaataggcaGTTGTGTGCCGGATTGCCAAGATGTTGTTCCTCAAGTACCAGCCGTCGCCTGTGGCTACCCTACCCTCTACCCTTGACCCGGCTGAATACAACATATCTCCAGAAGCCTGGAAGGCGCAAGCCAAGCGGTTGGCCTTAAGATCCCGACTTAAACGGGAGTATCTGCTTCAGTACAATGACCCCAAACGCCAAGGGCTCATCGAAGATCCTGCGTTGATTCGTTGGACCTATGCAAGATCAGCAAACATCTATCCCAATTTCAGACCCACTCCCAAGACCTCGCTCTTAGGAGCTCTGTTTGGAATTGGGCCccttttcttctggttttatGTTTTCACAACTGACagagataggaaagaaaaacttatccAGGAAGGAAAACTGGATCGAACATGGAACATTTCATATTAAGTCTGGCAGTGATGACTCTCTGTATTATTGTTTAAATAAATCTTctattaatcattaaaaaaaaaaaagttgaaaatagagctacccgatgacccagcaatcgcactatggggtatttaccctaaagataaaaatgtagtgacccaaaggggcatgtgcacccaaatgtttatagcaacaatgtccacaatagtcaaactatggaaagaacctagatgtccatcaacagatgcatggataaagaagatacagtgtatatatatatataatgaaatactatgcagtcatcaaaaaacccaaaatcttgccatttgcaacgacgtagatggaactagagggtgttatgctaagcgaaataagtcaatcagagaaagacaattgtcatatgatctctctgatattaGGAATTTGAGAGGCGGGGCAGGGGGTCAGGAaggatagggagggaaaaaatgaaacaagatgggaccagggacaGAGACAACCATGATAcccttaatctcaagaaacaaactgagggttgctgtggggagggatggggtggctaggttatggacattggggagggtatgtgctatggtgagtgctgtgaattgagtaagactgatgattcacagactatTTGTAAGAccgaagcaaataatacattatatgttaataaattaaaataacaaataagtaCTGTAGTGaaagtaaaaaagagaatgaCTGCATAGATACATAATGGCTATAAGAACATTGGTTGTTTACCCTCATGATCgcgtggctgactgggagctgcgGCTGCTCCCTTGCCCAGCCTCACAGAGAGAGCTGGACCACATTTCACTAGCCCAGGAAAAGACcaaaaatcaaaattcagagtACGATTTCTGTGGAATGCTTACAGCTTTCACATTATCATAAGTGGGAACATGGTAAGTTAGAGACTGTTGCAATTATTcttttgcaagaaaaaaaaaactgaaagaaataaaaattctgtattgTCCATTTAAAAGACTAAAAGCACGGTCacttaattaaaatgttatatgaGTTACAAAGAAAATTACATGGGTTTCTAGGTTATCAGTAGAGTATTTCCCATAAAGTACTTATCTAAAAAGATAAATAGTTCAGATTAATAATTCCTTCAAGTTACTAACAAAtgttataaattaaaaacatgagtttttctttgtgattatttGAGAtcttcaagaaaaagaattaaaaattaaaaccaccaccaacagaaaaaagaagaagaacaaagatcTCAGGCAGAAATGGAATTATTTATATAACACAATTTCTTATGAAAAATATACTGAGTTACTACATCACTCATTTATAAACTATTTTCTGACAAATGCAGTTATTAAAAGCCTACAGTATGTTTCACAAAATGTCAAGCAAATGAAGGTAATATAGAGGACTTTTTACCAATGCTTTTGCTAGTAGTTAGACTTCAGTAGCCTTTAGAGACCATTAAGTACCCTTTGGCTAATTGGCCAATGGAAGATTAATCCTCTTTTTATTCTAGCAGCACTATTTTAACACCCTTTACACTCTGTCAGTGTAGTGTCTGAATGACAAAATAATATTGTGCATGAATAATAAGCAGAAAAGTTAAATTAACATCTCATGTTTCACATGCCATACCAATGTGTCAGAAGAACTTTCTTTTTAAGTCACTGacattcaactttttaaaacaatctcATGTTGACATCTTATTGAGGTGAATCTTCCTAATTACTGCTAATTGCCTATCAAGAAAAAAACTCTTTTCGTGAAGTGAAGTTGTCTAGTACAGATGAACGTAGCTCCACTGTGCACATTAAAGACAAAGCATGACACCTGAGGTGCTACTTTGTTATAAGGTCATACTAAATATGGTTTGCAATTAACAAAGCCGTTTTTTATGGTACTGGAAATGCCAATCTGTCTTGATGTGTTCAAATTAGGTTCTATCAAAGAAGTATGGATATCTGCATATGGATAAGAGACATGCTACTTCCAGTAACATGTACAGGAAGTAAAATTAATTCAATGCCCTTACACTTTGTGATGGGAGTTCTAAGTGATGCTCAATTAAAGTTTTATAAATGTGTTTGAATACgatttctcaaaatgaaaatcaaatataaattattataaaagccaaatccttttaaaacagtttacTAATACTTTTCTCAAAACAACcccaaaactgaaaacatttaacATGTACACTTTAATTTGTACTAATAGTGTTGATGTGATAGGCATTTATGGTAAATATTAAAACCTAAGCAATAACAGCAATATAATGTGCTTCAAAATAATCAGAATAACTAACCTAACGACTTTTAACTGGACTGAAGTTAAACCACATTACTTACACTTCTGCCCCCAAAACTATGGAAAAAGGTTcagtaaaaatgtattattatgaCATTTGGAAAACTAATAAAGCTAACTTTCCCATATTTGTGGGAAAACTATCATTATCTGATTTATTCATAGCAAGAGGAACTCAACTATAGGTTTATTGTTATTTCCAATCCCCTATTCTAGTTACTAAAATAAATGCCCCTTCAAGACTTATATAACCAAGTATGAAATACAAAGACAGATAGATATTCAGAACAAAAAGTATATCCAGAACGattcatcatcatcactattgTAAGAATTTTTCAATGTTCATACGGTAATATTATCAGATCAGTCTCAGCCCTCCTATACATTTGATATGCACAAGATATGCTTACTAATGACCACTAAGGAAGGTGCGACAATTCCCATTCTGATTCCCTCCCcaagagaaaatgagaacagCAATACATATGCCATTCCAAAGAAGAAACGGAGCACTTGTCTTTCTAAACTTTTTTGcactttccttctgcttcccatTGCTTAAACTCAGCTAATTCAACACAGAAGTATCTATTCCTCACTCATCCTATACCTATTCTCCTCATTCTAGTCTTCCTCCGTCCCCTTTGTCAATACTTATTTCAGTTGCATAAGCTGTAAGGGGGCAGGACAGAAAGAATCCACCCCAATTAAACTACtcaaacaatgaagaaaaaggaaaaaaaaacaatcttcTCAAATCACCAAAAATAATAGTTGATATTTCAGAATGATATTAATACTGTATCTAAGTAAAGAACAgcctaaaattttaaatgaagttatAGATAGTGACTGAGTTATTAGGAACGAAGGCTACCAAATTCTAGGATATCTACAGAAGTCTCATGAAGATTGTCTCGTTCTCCTTTAATTAAACTTGGTTTTCCTACATAACAGATTTCAATACTTTTATTCGattgtttttccttcttagtGGGGTGATTTACTTATTGTACTGTATAAAAGGCCTTTGTGAATAAGCTTAAAGAAACTAATACTCACGTATAGCATTGTTACTAATTGGAAGCGAGAatctagataaataaaatttgctCATAATACTTTATACCAAACTCAGAAGTCATCAATATTCCTTAAAATAATCTTTGAATTCAAAAAATTTATACTAGATCAGGATATATTTCTGTAattcatattttcaaaagataaaaccATTTTCAATTAGTAAACTACTAAAATGCATGTATATCaacattaaatttatttctataacACTGGAATCAATTCATAGAATTGATTCTTCTGGGGAGATAAATCCAAAAGTTTAAATCATCATTGCTAGCTCCAATTTATATATTCAAACTACTAGAAGGATATACATTTCTTAAGTATATGCTAAATGTGAACAGCATCTTAATACTTATTGAAATATTTAACTGAGAGGGTCAACAGTTAATAGCATGTCTTCCCTCAGTTGTACTAGAGCAGAAGCTCTGAAAACAAATTACTTGGATGAAAGCCAGTCAGGGAATTTCAAAAATCCTACAACTCATTACAAATTTAACAGCAGCAATACTAGGTATTCATATAATTTtgattacatttataaatacaccttattggggcacctgggtggctcagtgggttaagccactgcctttggctcaggtcatgatctcagggtcctgggatcgagccccgcatcgggctctctgctcagcaggtagcctgcttcccccacctctctctgcctgactctctgcctacttgtgatctctctctgtcaaataaataaaatctttaaaatatatatatatatatatatacatataccttaTTAAAATTCTcaagggatggggtgcctgggtggctcagtgggttaaagcctctgccttccgctcaggtcatggtcccagggtcctgggacctgagccctgcatcgggctctgctcagcagggagtctgcttcttcctctctctctctctgcctgcctctctgcctacttgtgatctctatcaaataaataaataaaatctaaaaaaaaaaattctcaagggAAACAATAatgttttctctatttcctttgtaagtttcctaagattaagaaaGTAAAAGCATGGACACTTCTTTAGAAGAATGGTTTTTGCAAACTTTGGACCTTATAAGATAAAAGGTTACTGATAacattttaaatgggattttttaaaaattaaaaattaacatatgtgaaaattactaaaaaagaaaCCCATGGCATAAAgtagaaatttcttttaaagcaggaaagaaaatttacaaagcttggatttaaatgatattttacaAGGTATTTCTCAGAGGTTTCATTaaaaagctcttttaaaaaaaaaggttcttttttttttttaaacacaaaaatttCAGACAGGAACTTCTTCCGTCATCCTTCACTCCATTTTCTATCTAGAACTGTCCTCTGTTTATCACATTCTTTCAAATAGTAAGCCTTAACCTAACAGAGTAATCACTTAATAAATCTGTGCTATGTGAAACATTCAGATTCATATCGATCTTTAGGAAGAGGGTAGTCTGGAGTAAAAgaactcaaattaattttttactaATTGAGCTCgtttctctgttttcctcctgTAACAGTGGTTCTGAAAGAACACCTAGGACTTAGATATGTATTTTGGAAATTAGAGTGGCACTGAAATGGGTGAGAGGTAGGAGCACCAGATACAGCAGAATGTGGACATCAGTCCTGCCCAACAGAAACTGCCCTGTTTCCtgcatgaattttaaatttcctctcAGTTACTCCTGTAGatgaaaaatatgcatataatgaAATGAACCTAAATCCTAACCAAAAATTACATataaacaaagtattttttttttcctgtgggcCAGAAATTTATAAACCATATAAATCAAGGAAAGACTGAAAGACGAGAAAGAGAAATCTTTCTTTTCGGGTCTAAGCTATAAGGATGTCACCACATGGCCagggacacatga
Above is a window of Meles meles chromosome 11, mMelMel3.1 paternal haplotype, whole genome shotgun sequence DNA encoding:
- the LOC123953501 gene encoding NADH dehydrogenase [ubiquinone] 1 beta subcomplex subunit 4-like, translating into MLFLKYQPSPVATLPSTLDPAEYNISPEAWKAQAKRLALRSRLKREYLLQYNDPKRQGLIEDPALIRWTYARSANIYPNFRPTPKTSLLGALFGIGPLFFWFYVFTTDRDRKEKLIQEGKLDRTWNISY